The Niallia alba genome includes a window with the following:
- a CDS encoding PadR family transcriptional regulator, which translates to MSKSQMLKGVLEGCLLAIISKGEIYGYEMIEKLEAYGFTMISEGSIYPVLLRMKKEELVTVETKASPSGPKRKYYSLTDKGEEVLAEFADTWTELATSVHCLLKEIKEEK; encoded by the coding sequence ATGTCAAAAAGTCAAATGTTAAAGGGAGTTTTGGAAGGATGCTTGCTCGCGATTATTTCCAAAGGGGAGATTTATGGCTATGAAATGATTGAAAAATTAGAGGCTTATGGATTTACGATGATCAGTGAAGGAAGTATCTATCCAGTCCTATTACGGATGAAAAAAGAAGAGCTTGTGACAGTTGAAACAAAAGCATCTCCATCTGGTCCAAAGCGTAAGTATTATTCTCTTACCGATAAAGGGGAAGAAGTTTTAGCTGAATTTGCTGACACTTGGACAGAGCTTGCAACAAGTGTGCATTGTTTATTAAAAGAGATAAAGGAGGAGAAATAA
- the htpG gene encoding molecular chaperone HtpG, with protein sequence METKEFKAESKRLLEMMINSIYSQKEVFLRELISNASDAIDKIYYKALTDDTINFEKDNYFIKIKADKENRTLTISDTGIGMTKEELETNLGTIAKSGSLSFKMENEAKDGHDIIGQFGVGFYAAFMVADEVTVITKSLNSDTSYKWFSKGADGYTIEETDKDTIGTDIILKMKDNTEDDQYDEFLEEYRLKTIIKKYSDFIRYPIKMDVTSSKLKEGTENEYEEIIEEQIINSMVPIWRKNKSELTEEDYQNFYEEKRYGYDKPLKHIHVSVDGAIRYNAILYIPEKTPFDYYSKEYEKGLELYSNGVLIMEKCGDLLPDYFSFVKGMVDSEDLSLNISREMLQQDRQLKRIEKNLTKKIKSQLLSLLKDEREKYESFYQSFGRQIKFGVYNDFGMNKEMLQDLLLFYSSKEKKLVSLDEYVERMPEDQKFIYYATGDSIDRIEKLPQTELVADKGYEILYLTDDIDEFAIKMIATYKEKEFKSVSSGDLGLDQEEEKEEKEVTEENKALFDYMKDILSDKVKNVKVSTRLKSHPVCLTAEGEVSIEMEKVLSMMPDNQNIKADKVLEINKNHEIFQSLKDAFENDKDKVTLYTNLLYNQALLIEGLSIEDPVEFTNNMCKLMK encoded by the coding sequence ATCGAAACAAAAGAATTTAAAGCGGAATCGAAACGATTATTAGAAATGATGATTAACTCTATTTATTCTCAAAAAGAAGTTTTCCTACGAGAATTGATTTCTAATGCGAGTGATGCGATTGACAAGATTTATTATAAAGCCTTAACAGATGACACTATTAATTTTGAAAAAGATAATTATTTTATTAAAATTAAAGCAGATAAAGAAAATCGTACATTAACTATTTCTGATACTGGTATTGGGATGACGAAGGAAGAGTTAGAAACGAACTTAGGTACGATTGCGAAGAGTGGTTCCTTATCCTTTAAAATGGAAAATGAAGCAAAAGATGGACATGACATTATTGGTCAATTCGGTGTTGGCTTCTATGCTGCATTTATGGTAGCAGATGAAGTAACAGTGATTACAAAATCATTAAATAGCGATACTTCCTATAAATGGTTCTCTAAAGGCGCGGATGGATATACAATTGAAGAAACAGATAAAGACACAATTGGTACAGATATCATCCTTAAAATGAAAGATAATACAGAAGACGATCAGTATGATGAATTTCTTGAGGAATATCGTTTAAAAACAATTATTAAAAAATACTCTGATTTTATTCGTTATCCAATTAAAATGGATGTGACTTCTAGCAAATTAAAAGAGGGCACAGAAAATGAATATGAGGAAATCATAGAAGAACAAATCATCAACAGTATGGTTCCAATTTGGAGAAAGAATAAGAGCGAATTAACAGAAGAAGACTACCAAAATTTCTATGAAGAAAAACGCTATGGCTATGATAAACCATTAAAGCATATTCATGTTAGTGTAGATGGGGCTATTCGTTATAACGCGATTTTATATATTCCGGAAAAAACACCGTTCGATTATTATTCGAAAGAGTACGAAAAGGGACTAGAGCTCTATTCAAATGGTGTCTTAATTATGGAAAAATGCGGTGACTTGCTACCAGATTACTTTAGCTTTGTGAAAGGTATGGTCGATTCTGAAGATTTATCGCTTAATATTTCTAGAGAAATGCTGCAGCAAGATCGCCAGTTAAAACGTATTGAAAAGAACTTAACAAAGAAAATCAAAAGTCAACTCCTTAGCCTTCTGAAGGATGAAAGGGAAAAATACGAATCCTTCTATCAATCATTCGGAAGACAAATCAAATTCGGTGTCTATAATGATTTTGGAATGAATAAAGAGATGCTTCAGGATTTACTATTATTCTATTCATCTAAAGAAAAAAAATTAGTATCGTTAGATGAATATGTAGAAAGAATGCCAGAAGATCAAAAATTCATTTATTATGCAACTGGTGATTCTATCGATCGTATAGAGAAGCTTCCACAAACAGAATTAGTAGCAGATAAAGGCTATGAAATTCTGTATTTAACTGATGACATTGATGAATTTGCAATTAAAATGATTGCTACTTATAAAGAGAAAGAGTTTAAATCTGTATCTAGCGGTGATTTAGGTCTTGACCAAGAAGAAGAAAAAGAGGAAAAAGAAGTAACGGAAGAAAATAAAGCATTATTCGATTATATGAAGGACATTCTTTCCGATAAAGTAAAAAACGTAAAAGTTTCCACACGCTTAAAATCACATCCTGTTTGCTTAACAGCTGAAGGGGAAGTTTCGATTGAAATGGAAAAGGTCCTAAGCATGATGCCAGATAATCAAAACATTAAAGCAGATAAAGTCTTAGAAATTAACAAAAACCATGAAATTTTCCAATCATTAAAAGATGCGTTTGAAAATGATAAAGATAAAGTAACGCTCTACACAAATCTTCTCTATAACCAAGCATTGTTAATTGAAGGGTTATCGATTGAAGATCCAGTTGAATTCACCAATAATATGTGTAAACTGATGAAATAA
- a CDS encoding catalase: MKDEQRHNQHQEDELTNRQGHPVTNNQNVRTVGSRGPTTLENYDFLEKISHFDREKIPERIVHARGAGAHGYFESYGTVGDEPISKYTRAKLFQEKGKKTPLFVRFSTVVHGLHSPETLRDPRGFAIKFYTEDGNWDLVGNNLKIFFIRDPLKFPDMVHSFRPDPVTNLSDPERMFDFLSQSPESMHMITFLFSPWGIPASYRHMQGSGVHAYKWVNEEGKAVLVKYHWEPKQGIKNLTQKEADKIQAMNYSHATQDLYEAIENGDYPEWELFVQIMEDDEHPELDYDPLDPTKLWYKEDSPWLPVGKMVLNKNPENYFVEVEQSAFGTGVLVDGLDFSDDKLLQGRTFSYSDTQRYRVGSNYLQLPINRPKKHVATNQEGGQMDFRTEFGKHQNPHINYEPSTIGGLKEAKNPGKEHEPYVEGKLQRESISRENNFGQAGETYRRFTDFEREELISNLSNALANCRKEIQEIMIENCTKCDPDYGKRIAEGIKKVLKSNQDKMEKAVGEAESMSHPSDPY, encoded by the coding sequence ATGAAAGATGAGCAAAGGCACAATCAACACCAAGAAGATGAATTAACGAATCGCCAAGGCCACCCTGTTACAAACAACCAGAATGTTAGGACAGTTGGAAGCCGCGGGCCAACTACACTGGAAAATTATGATTTTCTCGAAAAAATAAGTCATTTTGACAGAGAAAAAATTCCGGAAAGAATCGTTCATGCGCGAGGCGCTGGGGCGCATGGCTATTTTGAAAGCTATGGTACTGTTGGAGATGAGCCAATTTCCAAGTACACTCGGGCTAAACTTTTTCAAGAAAAAGGGAAGAAAACGCCTTTATTTGTCCGTTTTTCTACAGTGGTACATGGATTACATTCTCCTGAAACTTTAAGAGATCCTCGAGGATTTGCCATTAAGTTTTACACGGAAGATGGAAATTGGGATTTAGTTGGCAATAACCTTAAGATATTCTTTATTCGTGATCCTTTAAAATTCCCTGATATGGTCCATTCTTTTCGACCAGATCCTGTCACAAACCTTTCGGATCCAGAAAGAATGTTTGATTTTCTGTCTCAATCTCCTGAATCAATGCATATGATTACTTTTTTATTCTCCCCATGGGGTATCCCTGCAAGCTATCGCCATATGCAAGGTTCTGGTGTGCATGCTTATAAATGGGTAAATGAAGAAGGAAAAGCTGTATTGGTAAAATATCATTGGGAGCCGAAACAAGGAATAAAAAATTTAACCCAAAAAGAAGCGGATAAAATCCAAGCGATGAATTATAGCCATGCCACGCAAGATTTATATGAAGCTATTGAAAATGGCGATTACCCTGAATGGGAATTATTCGTACAAATCATGGAGGATGACGAGCATCCTGAGCTGGATTATGATCCACTTGATCCAACAAAATTATGGTATAAAGAAGATTCCCCTTGGCTACCTGTAGGTAAAATGGTTCTCAATAAAAATCCAGAAAACTATTTTGTGGAAGTAGAGCAGTCCGCATTCGGTACAGGTGTTCTTGTTGATGGATTAGACTTCTCAGATGATAAACTATTACAAGGGAGAACCTTTTCTTACTCTGATACACAAAGATACCGCGTTGGCTCCAATTATTTACAATTACCAATTAACCGACCAAAGAAACATGTTGCAACAAATCAAGAAGGGGGTCAAATGGACTTCCGAACTGAATTTGGCAAACACCAAAACCCACATATAAATTATGAACCGTCAACGATTGGTGGATTAAAAGAAGCGAAAAACCCTGGTAAAGAACATGAGCCTTATGTCGAAGGGAAATTACAGCGAGAATCAATTTCTCGCGAAAATAACTTTGGCCAAGCTGGAGAAACATACCGAAGATTTACTGATTTTGAAAGAGAGGAACTGATTTCCAATCTTTCCAATGCTTTAGCAAACTGCCGAAAAGAAATTCAAGAGATTATGATTGAAAACTGTACAAAATGTGATCCGGATTACGGAAAAAGAATCGCAGAAGGCATTAAAAAAGTATTGAAATCCAATCAAGATAAAATGGAGAAAGCAGTAGGTGAAGCAGAAAGCATGTCTCATCCTTCTGATCCATATTGA
- a CDS encoding MBL fold metallo-hydrolase: MAELKGIETLTIEKDSFVIHPTLIWDEKQTLLIDTGMPGYMEEINLVMDKANKSLEDLTGILITHQDINHIGSLPEILTACTQHLTIYAHKEEIPYIEGDLPLLKTNPAKFTEEQWEELSDFLKFTYLHPPKAQVTVSLEDAQTLDINGGIEIIHTPGHTPGHISLFHKKSGTLIAGDTLLATNGHLQPPNPVSTPDMELAIQSIEKFLAYPIKQVVCYHGGIVTENVMEQLQSLVKTKAS, from the coding sequence ATGGCAGAATTAAAAGGAATAGAGACTTTGACGATTGAAAAAGATTCCTTTGTCATTCACCCAACCCTTATATGGGATGAAAAACAAACATTGTTAATCGATACTGGAATGCCAGGTTATATGGAAGAAATAAATCTTGTCATGGATAAAGCAAATAAATCTTTGGAAGATTTAACTGGAATTTTGATAACACACCAAGATATTAATCATATTGGAAGCCTGCCAGAAATATTAACTGCCTGTACGCAACACTTAACAATCTATGCACATAAAGAAGAAATTCCATATATAGAGGGTGATTTACCATTATTAAAAACAAATCCTGCTAAATTCACTGAAGAACAATGGGAGGAATTATCAGATTTCTTAAAATTCACTTATCTCCATCCCCCAAAAGCACAGGTTACTGTTTCATTAGAAGATGCTCAAACCTTAGATATTAATGGCGGGATAGAAATTATTCATACTCCGGGCCATACCCCAGGTCATATTAGTTTATTTCATAAAAAATCAGGTACTTTAATTGCTGGGGATACCTTACTTGCTACAAATGGGCATCTTCAGCCTCCTAATCCGGTAAGTACGCCAGATATGGAACTTGCGATTCAATCAATAGAAAAATTTTTAGCGTATCCTATTAAACAAGTAGTATGCTATCATGGCGGTATTGTTACTGAAAATGTAATGGAACAATTACAAAGTCTAGTAAAAACAAAAGCTAGCTAA
- a CDS encoding GNAT family N-acetyltransferase, giving the protein MDYLITEELPSFSQFARLHEDSGLLKNKKGNYTREQLYEAAKNSWYSISIYNDQKLIAFGRMISDGVYQSLICDVMVHPDEQGNGLGKQVIEKLIYKCKESGIQSIQLFSAKGKHPFYKKLGFAEREHDAPGMSLLL; this is encoded by the coding sequence ATGGATTATCTAATTACGGAAGAACTACCATCATTCTCTCAATTTGCCCGATTACATGAGGACAGCGGCTTATTAAAAAATAAAAAAGGTAATTATACACGTGAACAATTATATGAAGCAGCTAAGAATAGCTGGTATTCTATCTCCATCTATAATGATCAAAAGCTAATCGCTTTTGGTCGGATGATTTCTGATGGTGTATATCAATCATTAATTTGTGATGTCATGGTTCACCCAGACGAACAAGGAAACGGACTAGGAAAACAAGTTATTGAGAAACTAATTTATAAATGTAAAGAATCAGGTATCCAATCAATCCAATTATTTTCTGCTAAAGGTAAGCATCCTTTTTATAAAAAATTAGGCTTTGCAGAAAGAGAACATGATGCACCTGGTATGTCTCTGCTTCTTTAA
- a CDS encoding ISLre2 family transposase, translated as MNQCNIKMPSLKELEKTLFRTLQMTFQEILIQTLENWDQEIAKQRDKRRFALRDKREIRLDTAFGAVELKRNYYFDRVTKKYICLLDHYLQFQGNKGFSPLLEEWGLELATNGSSYRKAVETFEQFLGYSAMSHEALRQHLLQTSVLPAKEKRPFQKVLFVEVDGLYVKSQEKKKRGWELKFAAVHEGWKENGKRIRLRNKRHFLYEGKEPFWEAFETFLQNHYAYDPTQTLLIINGDGAGWITACREYFRERAFFTMDRFHVARSMKQLMKSHPRYRYMKRALRNYQVETLLLELNSAVGTMDTPEKEEKLEHFLAFLTHHQETIKDYRSWLQEKGVDTTAYRPMGSAEAMMNQLAKRLKNGRAWSKKGVMSMARLWIGLKDDLSIQTIYGKWEKATEKSKKEHRAKRKIPTKLVTETVRQNMPYLNQAIGKPVHFALQGLKGF; from the coding sequence ATGAATCAATGTAACATAAAAATGCCATCATTAAAAGAATTGGAAAAAACTTTATTTCGAACACTACAAATGACGTTTCAAGAAATCCTTATTCAAACGTTAGAAAATTGGGATCAAGAGATTGCCAAGCAACGAGACAAAAGAAGATTTGCTTTACGTGATAAACGAGAAATACGATTAGATACAGCGTTTGGAGCTGTGGAGCTGAAGCGTAATTATTATTTTGATCGTGTGACTAAAAAATATATTTGTCTATTAGATCACTATTTACAGTTTCAGGGGAATAAGGGATTTAGTCCGCTACTAGAAGAATGGGGGTTAGAACTAGCGACGAATGGCTCCTCCTATCGAAAGGCGGTGGAAACGTTCGAACAATTTTTAGGCTATTCGGCGATGAGCCACGAAGCATTACGGCAACATCTTCTTCAAACAAGCGTACTTCCCGCTAAGGAAAAACGCCCTTTTCAAAAGGTATTGTTTGTCGAAGTAGATGGATTATATGTGAAGAGTCAAGAAAAGAAAAAGCGTGGATGGGAGTTGAAATTCGCCGCTGTACACGAGGGATGGAAAGAAAACGGAAAGCGAATCAGGCTCCGAAATAAAAGGCATTTTCTTTATGAAGGAAAAGAACCCTTTTGGGAAGCCTTTGAAACGTTCTTACAGAATCATTATGCGTATGATCCTACCCAAACCTTGCTTATTATTAATGGTGATGGAGCAGGCTGGATAACGGCATGTCGGGAGTATTTTCGGGAACGCGCCTTTTTCACCATGGATCGTTTTCATGTCGCTCGTTCGATGAAGCAACTAATGAAGAGCCATCCTCGATACCGCTACATGAAAAGAGCGTTAAGAAACTACCAGGTAGAAACATTACTTCTAGAGTTGAATAGCGCAGTAGGAACAATGGATACACCAGAAAAAGAAGAAAAACTAGAGCATTTCCTTGCCTTTTTAACGCATCATCAGGAAACCATAAAAGATTACCGTAGTTGGTTACAGGAAAAAGGTGTGGACACGACAGCGTATCGTCCAATGGGAAGTGCAGAGGCGATGATGAATCAATTAGCCAAACGATTAAAGAATGGAAGAGCATGGAGCAAAAAAGGAGTCATGAGCATGGCGCGCTTGTGGATTGGATTGAAGGATGACCTATCCATCCAAACGATATATGGGAAATGGGAAAAAGCCACGGAAAAATCAAAGAAAGAGCATCGAGCGAAAAGAAAAATACCCACAAAATTAGTAACAGAAACCGTGCGTCAGAACATGCCATACTTAAATCAAGCGATTGGAAAACCCGTTCACTTTGCCTTACAGGGATTAAAAGGTTTTTAA
- a CDS encoding LysE family translocator: MDSILYYIALGLSLAAPIGPVNAAVINRGLRYGFRHAWILSLGSLLGDVFFIILVYFGVAKLANIPIVQTFLWLFGAFVLIYTGIEGVMTKTNTISRSSKDNNSMFRSFITGLLMSIMNPLSIIFWLGIYGSILASTIHNFSTSTVLLYTGCMLFGVAIWDLTVSILASFFRNVVSEQLITFVSRISGLILVLFGGYFGMRGIQFFL; encoded by the coding sequence ATGGATAGTATTTTGTATTATATTGCCTTAGGTTTGTCACTAGCAGCGCCTATTGGTCCTGTAAATGCTGCTGTTATAAATAGAGGACTTAGATATGGGTTTCGCCATGCTTGGATTCTCTCGCTAGGATCTCTGTTGGGTGATGTATTCTTTATTATTCTTGTATACTTTGGAGTTGCAAAATTAGCAAATATCCCAATCGTTCAAACATTTTTATGGCTATTTGGTGCATTTGTCCTCATTTACACTGGAATCGAAGGCGTCATGACAAAAACGAATACAATCTCGCGAAGTAGTAAAGATAATAATTCTATGTTTCGCTCATTTATCACCGGTTTGCTTATGAGTATCATGAATCCTTTATCTATAATTTTTTGGTTAGGTATATACGGTTCTATCTTAGCTTCAACCATACATAATTTTAGTACAAGCACTGTTCTTCTCTATACTGGCTGTATGTTATTTGGTGTAGCCATTTGGGATCTAACGGTATCCATTTTAGCTAGTTTTTTCCGAAATGTTGTCTCTGAACAATTAATTACTTTTGTGAGCAGAATTTCAGGCCTAATTTTGGTGCTTTTTGGCGGTTATTTTGGAATGCGGGGAATTCAATTCTTTTTATAA
- a CDS encoding DUF1129 family protein, translating to MKLSREAAAFIDNLHLYLLSSGKKDKEINEIVEELTDHLREAEANGKNIHEVTGESPKEYMESLASEMQTDLKEWGKLLPHVFICLIAYTLIGKIILGENQISLFVGIGSIFICLFMLGLYVVVFRFISSRSVSNKKTFGLLFLIQILLTGLFFGLTFYGNNYGPIFMMDTLAKQTIFFIIPFAYICWFAWWSKTWIIFFPVIIYLPIVIVEPLSFSKETKSIISSATLIAIMLGYFIWIIWKGKQEKKTT from the coding sequence ATGAAACTATCGAGAGAAGCAGCAGCATTTATTGACAACCTACATCTATATTTACTTTCTTCTGGTAAGAAAGATAAAGAAATTAACGAGATTGTCGAAGAATTAACCGATCATTTACGAGAAGCAGAAGCAAATGGGAAGAATATCCATGAGGTAACAGGAGAATCCCCAAAAGAATATATGGAGAGCTTAGCTAGCGAAATGCAGACAGATCTCAAGGAATGGGGGAAACTTTTACCGCATGTATTCATTTGTTTAATTGCATACACGCTTATCGGAAAAATTATCCTAGGTGAAAATCAAATTTCCTTATTTGTTGGTATCGGTTCAATATTTATCTGTTTATTCATGCTTGGTTTGTATGTTGTCGTTTTTCGATTTATTTCTTCAAGAAGTGTATCCAACAAAAAGACATTCGGCTTGTTGTTTCTTATACAAATATTATTGACAGGGCTATTTTTTGGATTGACGTTTTATGGAAATAATTATGGACCCATTTTTATGATGGATACTTTAGCCAAACAAACCATTTTCTTTATTATACCATTTGCTTATATATGCTGGTTTGCATGGTGGAGTAAAACATGGATTATATTTTTCCCAGTGATTATATACCTTCCAATAGTCATAGTAGAACCTCTTTCTTTTTCTAAAGAAACAAAGTCCATTATATCTTCTGCTACTTTGATAGCAATCATGTTAGGATATTTTATTTGGATAATTTGGAAAGGGAAACAGGAGAAAAAGACAACCTAA